The genomic DNA GCCTTTGAAGAGGGGCGTTATTCAACCTAGGACAGGCCGGGGGCGCTTGAATGTCGTTTGCGGCGCGTCCGATCCCGTGAAACACGGCTTTGTCCAGCACCGCGAGCCCGCAGGGCGTTTCGGGTGTGCCGAGGCGAGGACGAGTGTAAAGAGCGGAGCGAGCCGCCCGCAGGGATAACAAAGAATCGGACTATTGCCAGGAGCCTTTTTTGTAGCTGAAGATCTGGCGGTTGGGGATGACGGTCACGGCTGTGAATTCGGCTGCCCGGCAAGCGTCCGGGGAGTCGGCCTTGGCTTCCATGACCAGTTCGCAGAAACGCATGACGCCGACGAACGGAACGGTTTTGGATTTTGAACGGCGAACATTGGTGACGATAGAGTCCATGTCGATGGCGTGGAAGCGGGCCAGATAGGAACCATCCGGCTGCTGCGTGATCTGCATTCGCGAGCGCGCCTGGCAGTGATTGCGGTCAAGCGATTTGGCCCTGGATCGGGCGAATCGCGTGAAGTCGGCTTTCTTTGTGGCCAGTCCCGTGTCCAGGAAGGCCGGCATGTTCTCGACTCGGACGGGGGTGGAGGCGTCGCCCGGAGAAATCGCGGCGAGGTCCTGCGCCCAGGCGGGTCGGACAGAGGCCGCAAAAAAAGCCCCGGTCAGAAAAACGGCCAGTGAGGCATAAACGAAAAATTTGTGCATGGCGTTGAATCCTTCCAACCAGAGCAAAGGGTTGGGCGGCGGTATGCCGCCCAACCTATATGCGCTTTACCTCTATTTGGTCTGGATTTCAACCCTACGATTGAGCTTGCGTCCTTCCTTCGTGGAATTGTCATACTTGGGAGCGAGTTCGCCATAGCCCTTGGACTCCAGACGGTCGGCACTAACGCCGTTGTCGGTGAGCCACTTCATGACGGAATTGGCGCGACGCTCGGACAGGCCCTGGTTGTAGGCCTCGGTGCCGGTGGCGTCGGTGTGGCCGGAGATCTCGTAGGAGGCGGAGGAATCTTCTTCCAGGATCATCTTGGCCTGTTCCAGAACCGGGATCATCTCATCGGTGATCTGGTACTTGTCGAAGCCGAAGTTCAGGTTGAAGGTGACCACTTCCTTGGCCGGGACCGGAGCCGGAGCGACGACCATCGGGGCCGGAGCGGGCTCGGCTACTTCGGTGTAGAAGACGTTCATGGCGTACTTGTTCAGAGCGTTGGCGTCGGTGAAGGTGGCGCCGTCGGCGGGCACGGAACAGGGGAAGGCGGCACGGATACCGTCGACCACGGCCTCGCCCTCAGGGGTCTCGGCGTAGCTGACCACGTGGACGCACAGGTTGTTGCCGTACTTGGCGTACATGTTCTTGGCTACCGCGATCGGGTCGGCGCCGTAGTTGGATTCGCCGTCGGTGAAGATGACGAGGGCGGTCTTGCCGGACATCTTGCCGAGGGTCGGGTTGATCTCGTCAAGGCCGGTGCCCATGGGGGTCCGGCGGTTGAAGATCTCATAGTCGGTGTTAATGGAATCGATGGCCGCCGAAACTGTGGCTTCGGAGTATGCCTTGGGCGGGCATTGCACCTGGAACGGAGCGAACAGGACAACGGCGGAGTTGTAATCAAGGGCCGGGATGGCGGCGTTCAGGGCCTGCATGTCGCTCTTCGCTTTCTCGATTTTCTTGACGCCGTCGGCGTTCCTCATGGCCATGGAGCCTGACTGGTCGAGGAAGAGTATGAAGTTGTCGACTTTTTTGACCATCTTGGCGTTGGCCGTTGCGGCGAACGCGAACGAGAAAGTCAGCATCAATGCAAGCATTAATAAAATGGGTTTTCTGGATTGTGTCATGATTCCACTCCTTTAGAGGTTGTTGACTAGCGTTGAATCAATGTAATAGAAGCCATTATTCTCATTATATACGCATAACGTAGGTGGGAAGCAAGTGGAGTGAAGCAAATTATAAATGGTATGTTTCGCGCCCGCGAGTAGGGAGCGGTCGCCGCGTTAGAGACAAACATCATAAGTGACGTAAGGTATGTTTCGCGCCCGCGAGTAGGGAGCGGTCCTTGCGGTTGCGTCCGGGCCGTGAACACAGTATGTAGAGACGTTTACGCCTCTCGGCGTCATTGAGGCAGCAAGGAGTAGCCATGTATATTGTCACCGGCGGCGCGGGTTTCATCGGCAGCGCCATGGTTTGGAAGCTCAACACCATGGGCATCGACGACATCCTGGTGGTGGACAATCTGTCCACCAGCGAGAAGTGGAACAATCTCGTGGGGCTGAAATATCAGGACTACCTGCATCGCGATCAGTTCCTCAAGTTCATTCTGGAAGGCGAGGACCCGTTCAAGACCGAGGCGGTCATTCATATGGGCGCCTGTTCCTCCACCACCGAGCGCGACGCGGATTTTCTCATGGAGAACAACTACCGCTACACGCAGTATGTTTGCCGGTTCTGCATGGCCCATGACGCTCGGTTCATCAACGCTTCATCCGCGTCCACCTACGGCAACGGCGAGTTCGGCTTCGACGATGACGAGGGCGGCATCGACCGGCTGCGGCCCCTCAACATGTACGGCTATTCCAAGCAGTTGTTCGACTTGTGGGCCAAGGACGCGGGCATTCTCGACCGGATCGTCTGCCTCAAGTTCTTCAACGTGTTCGGTCCCAACGAGTATCACAAGGACGACATGCGGTCGGTTATCTGCAAGGCCCACGCCCAGATTCTTGAAACCGGCAAGCTCAAGCTCTTCAAGTCCTACCGGGACGAGTATCCCGATGGCGGGCAGAAACGCGACTTCGTCTACATCAAGGACTGCGTGGACATCATGGCCTGGTTCCTGGAGAACCGCGACAAGGGCGGCATCTTCAACGTGGGCACGGGAACCGCCCGGACCTGGAACGACCTGGCGAATTCGGTGTTTGCCGCCATGAATCGCGATCCGTCCATCGAGTATATCCCCATGCCCGAGACAATTCGCGACAAGTATCAATACTTTACTCAGGCGAACATGGACAAGCTCAAGGCCGCCGGTTGTACCGTCGAGATGACGAGCCTGGAGGATGGGGCCATGGATTACGTCCGGAATTATCTGGACAAGGACGACAGGTACCTCAAGTCCAGGTAGCCGGGGGACTTCTTTTTGAAACTCAAGCTGTCGCGCATATCGCTGACCGCCGGGGCGCTACTCGTCCTGTCGTTATGCCTGCCGTGGACGATCATGGGCCAGTCGCCGGACCTGAACAGGGTCCGGAAGTACGTGCCGGACGCTCCTGCCCAGGCTCCCGCCGGGAACGAGTGGACCTTTTCCGCCGACCGGGTCTCGGGCGATCACACAAGCGAATACGTGGA from Pseudodesulfovibrio thermohalotolerans includes the following:
- the rfaD gene encoding ADP-glyceromanno-heptose 6-epimerase translates to MYIVTGGAGFIGSAMVWKLNTMGIDDILVVDNLSTSEKWNNLVGLKYQDYLHRDQFLKFILEGEDPFKTEAVIHMGACSSTTERDADFLMENNYRYTQYVCRFCMAHDARFINASSASTYGNGEFGFDDDEGGIDRLRPLNMYGYSKQLFDLWAKDAGILDRIVCLKFFNVFGPNEYHKDDMRSVICKAHAQILETGKLKLFKSYRDEYPDGGQKRDFVYIKDCVDIMAWFLENRDKGGIFNVGTGTARTWNDLANSVFAAMNRDPSIEYIPMPETIRDKYQYFTQANMDKLKAAGCTVEMTSLEDGAMDYVRNYLDKDDRYLKSR
- a CDS encoding OmpA family protein; its protein translation is MTQSRKPILLMLALMLTFSFAFAATANAKMVKKVDNFILFLDQSGSMAMRNADGVKKIEKAKSDMQALNAAIPALDYNSAVVLFAPFQVQCPPKAYSEATVSAAIDSINTDYEIFNRRTPMGTGLDEINPTLGKMSGKTALVIFTDGESNYGADPIAVAKNMYAKYGNNLCVHVVSYAETPEGEAVVDGIRAAFPCSVPADGATFTDANALNKYAMNVFYTEVAEPAPAPMVVAPAPVPAKEVVTFNLNFGFDKYQITDEMIPVLEQAKMILEEDSSASYEISGHTDATGTEAYNQGLSERRANSVMKWLTDNGVSADRLESKGYGELAPKYDNSTKEGRKLNRRVEIQTK